One genomic window of Candidatus Nitrospira inopinata includes the following:
- the glgX gene encoding glycogen debranching protein GlgX, producing MRVWPGKPYPLGATWDGQGVNFALFSEHATAVDLCLFDGPKHAKESLRIRLEERTDQIWHVYIPGLWPGQHYGYRVHGPYAPEEGHRFNPAKLLIDPYAKSIAGTIEWSDAMFGYRIGDPQADLSIDQRDNAANVPKCVVIDPAFSWGGDTQLKTPWDKTIIYELHVKGFTARHPNVPESMRGTYAALTTPAVLDYLLDLGITAVELLPVHHFVRDRHLAERGLTNYWGYNTIGFFAPDIRYAVSPVDAHHVREFKTMVKTLHSAGIEVILDVVYNHTAEGNHLGPTLSFRGIDNLSYYRLVADNRRFYMDYTGCGNTLNVTHPRTLQLIMDSLRYWVVDMHVDGFRFDLASALARELHAVDRLSAFFDILHQDPILSQVKLIAEPWDVGEGGYQVGNFPVGWAEWNGKYRDTIRRYLKGDGGQVGELAYRLTGSSDLYEASGRRPFASINFVTAHDGFTLHDLVSYNHKHNDANGEDNRDGTDDNLSWNCGAEGPTNDPAIKELRERQKRNFLALLLLSQGVPMLCGGDEIGRTQHGNNNAYCQDNDVSWYDWKLDATKRDLLSFVRNLIAFRKRHPVLRRRRFFQGRRLRGSEVKDLSWFRPDGKEMTDEDWNAGYVKSLALRLAGDAISETDEKGRPIVDDTILVLLNAHHEPLAFTLPAHKRGVRWRPVFDTSAQPNAKNSVVVFKGGERYDLQGRSIAVLRLGDQ from the coding sequence ATGAGAGTGTGGCCAGGAAAACCCTACCCGCTCGGCGCCACGTGGGACGGGCAAGGAGTCAACTTCGCGTTGTTTTCCGAACACGCCACGGCCGTCGACCTTTGCTTATTCGACGGCCCCAAGCATGCGAAGGAATCTCTGCGTATTCGGTTGGAAGAACGCACCGACCAAATTTGGCACGTCTATATTCCGGGGCTCTGGCCTGGCCAACATTACGGCTATCGAGTCCACGGCCCGTACGCGCCGGAAGAAGGCCATCGTTTCAATCCGGCGAAGCTGTTGATCGATCCCTACGCCAAATCCATCGCCGGAACGATCGAGTGGTCCGACGCGATGTTCGGCTACCGGATCGGCGATCCCCAAGCCGACCTGTCGATCGACCAGCGGGACAACGCCGCGAATGTTCCCAAATGCGTCGTCATCGACCCGGCCTTTTCATGGGGCGGCGATACACAACTGAAGACGCCCTGGGACAAGACCATCATTTATGAGCTGCACGTGAAAGGCTTCACGGCGCGGCATCCGAACGTGCCGGAATCCATGCGCGGCACCTACGCGGCATTGACGACTCCGGCCGTGTTGGATTATTTGCTCGATCTCGGTATTACGGCCGTCGAACTGTTGCCGGTCCATCATTTCGTCCGCGATCGACACCTGGCGGAACGCGGACTGACGAACTATTGGGGGTACAACACGATCGGTTTCTTCGCGCCGGACATTCGCTACGCGGTTTCTCCCGTCGACGCCCACCATGTGCGTGAATTCAAAACCATGGTCAAGACGCTGCACAGCGCCGGGATCGAAGTCATTTTGGACGTCGTGTACAACCACACCGCGGAAGGCAATCACTTGGGCCCCACGTTGTCGTTTCGCGGGATCGACAACCTGTCCTATTACCGTCTTGTCGCCGACAACCGGCGGTTCTATATGGACTATACTGGTTGCGGGAACACCCTCAACGTCACGCATCCTCGGACGCTGCAACTCATCATGGACAGTTTGCGCTATTGGGTGGTAGATATGCATGTGGACGGGTTTCGCTTTGACCTCGCGTCCGCCCTTGCGCGCGAGCTGCACGCCGTCGATCGGTTGAGCGCCTTTTTCGACATTCTGCATCAAGATCCCATTCTCTCCCAGGTCAAACTCATCGCCGAACCATGGGACGTCGGCGAAGGCGGGTATCAAGTGGGCAACTTTCCGGTCGGCTGGGCCGAATGGAACGGCAAATACCGCGATACCATTCGACGGTACCTCAAAGGAGACGGAGGGCAGGTCGGGGAATTGGCCTATCGCCTCACCGGCAGCAGCGATCTGTACGAGGCCAGCGGCCGTCGGCCGTTCGCCAGCATCAATTTCGTGACGGCGCACGATGGATTCACGCTGCACGATCTGGTGTCCTACAACCACAAGCACAATGACGCCAACGGCGAGGACAACCGCGACGGCACCGACGACAACCTCAGTTGGAACTGCGGAGCGGAAGGGCCGACGAACGATCCGGCCATCAAGGAGCTGCGCGAGCGGCAAAAGCGGAACTTCCTCGCCCTCCTCCTGCTCTCCCAGGGAGTTCCGATGCTTTGCGGGGGCGACGAAATCGGCCGCACCCAGCACGGCAACAACAACGCGTATTGTCAAGACAACGACGTCAGTTGGTACGATTGGAAACTGGACGCGACGAAGCGGGACCTCCTGTCCTTCGTGCGCAACCTGATCGCTTTCCGCAAACGACATCCGGTCTTGCGGCGGCGACGTTTTTTTCAGGGACGTCGGCTCCGTGGTTCCGAAGTCAAAGACCTCTCCTGGTTCAGGCCGGACGGTAAAGAAATGACCGACGAGGATTGGAACGCCGGCTATGTGAAATCGCTCGCGCTTCGACTGGCCGGAGACGCGATCAGCGAAACCGACGAAAAAGGACGTCCCATTGTCGACGATACCATCCTGGTCCTGTTAAACGCCCATCATGAACCGCTCGCGTTCACGCTTCCCGCTCACAAACGGGGGGTCCGTTGGCGCCCCGTCTTCGACACGTCCGCTCAGCCGAACGCCAAAAATTCCGTCGTCGTGTTCAAGGGAGGGGAGCGGTACGATCTGCAAGGCCGATCGATCGCCGTCCTGCGACTCGGCGATCAATAG
- a CDS encoding ABC transporter ATP-binding protein, producing the protein MTEMRIEGLEKLIGTTAILHSLDLTVKDGEFFVLVGPSGCGKSTLLHLLAGLDRPTSGRILFDGRDVTDLDPRERDVALVFQTYALYPHMTVRDNLSFPLRVRKKARRLDRAMIEDEVRRMAGVLGLDTLLDRRPQELSGGQRQRVALGRALIRKPRLFLLDEPLSNLDTQLRAAMRAELRRLHEEFKVTTVYVTHDQSEALTMGDRLGVLHGGSLRQVGNPREVYDGPADVFVAGFVGYPPMNLFDARMEDGTITAGPLRFPLPAEASTIAPGQMVTVGVRPEDVTVGPATEEKTRRAVQGIVRLVEPAWPIAWVTVELSDSDEVVTIVGATIPGYVPKIGEAAVVETGREALHLFDQATGRRYDRPQRRITT; encoded by the coding sequence ATGACCGAGATGCGGATCGAAGGGCTGGAGAAGCTGATCGGGACCACGGCGATCCTCCATTCGCTGGATCTGACGGTGAAGGATGGGGAATTTTTCGTTTTGGTCGGGCCGTCCGGCTGCGGAAAATCGACCCTCTTGCATCTGCTGGCGGGGTTGGATCGGCCGACGTCCGGCCGCATCTTGTTCGACGGGAGGGACGTCACCGATCTGGATCCGCGGGAGCGGGACGTGGCGTTGGTGTTTCAGACCTACGCGCTCTACCCCCACATGACGGTCCGGGACAATCTGTCGTTCCCGCTTCGCGTTCGGAAAAAAGCAAGGCGACTCGACCGGGCCATGATCGAAGACGAAGTACGGCGGATGGCCGGAGTTTTGGGGCTCGACACACTGTTGGATCGGCGGCCGCAAGAGCTGTCCGGCGGGCAGCGGCAACGGGTGGCCCTTGGAAGGGCGTTAATCAGAAAGCCCAGACTGTTCTTGCTGGATGAACCCTTGTCCAACCTCGACACTCAGTTGCGGGCCGCCATGCGGGCCGAACTGCGACGTCTTCATGAAGAGTTCAAGGTGACGACCGTTTACGTGACGCACGATCAAAGCGAGGCCCTGACGATGGGCGATCGGCTCGGAGTGCTTCATGGAGGGTCGCTCCGACAAGTCGGCAATCCTCGGGAGGTCTATGACGGACCGGCCGACGTCTTTGTCGCCGGTTTCGTGGGGTATCCGCCGATGAATCTGTTCGACGCGCGGATGGAGGATGGGACGATTACGGCCGGACCGTTGCGCTTTCCGTTGCCGGCTGAGGCGTCGACGATTGCGCCGGGGCAAATGGTGACCGTCGGAGTCAGACCGGAAGACGTCACCGTCGGTCCGGCAACCGAGGAGAAAACGAGACGGGCCGTGCAAGGGATCGTCAGGTTGGTGGAGCCGGCCTGGCCTATAGCGTGGGTCACGGTGGAACTGTCCGATTCGGACGAGGTCGTTACGATCGTCGGCGCTACCATCCCGGGATATGTTCCCAAGATCGGAGAAGCCGCCGTCGTGGAAACGGGGCGGGAGGCGTTGCATCTGTTCGACCAGGCGACCGGTCGGCGATACGACCGTCCGCAACGGCGCATCACAACATGA
- a CDS encoding carbohydrate ABC transporter permease — protein MTDRKRACRDHGADWDVASAGRNVCLLAVVAMFCLGPLGWQVVASVKPDEELVRLPPLFPTRLTAAHYERVLFHSPLVQALINSTVVATGTTVVALVLGSCCAFALARLPITGRPMILGAILMASMFPPIAIISPLYLTMREMGLRDSLIALGLAHTVHALPLTIWLLTVAFRQLPRELYHAARIDGCTPLKALLTVILPPARPGLAVAGLLTFIHSWNEFMFALTLTASDAARTAPVAIALFPGLHDIPWGDLAAASIIVTLPVAGLAAFFSRHLIGGLTAGSVKG, from the coding sequence GTGACGGATCGGAAACGCGCATGCCGCGATCACGGGGCGGATTGGGACGTTGCTTCCGCCGGACGGAACGTTTGCCTGTTGGCGGTCGTCGCGATGTTCTGTCTCGGCCCGCTCGGCTGGCAGGTCGTCGCGTCCGTGAAGCCGGACGAGGAATTGGTGCGATTGCCCCCTCTTTTCCCGACGCGGTTGACCGCGGCGCATTACGAACGGGTGTTGTTCCACTCGCCGCTGGTTCAGGCCTTGATCAACAGCACGGTGGTCGCGACGGGTACGACCGTCGTCGCCCTTGTGCTCGGTTCGTGTTGCGCGTTCGCTTTGGCCCGGTTGCCGATAACGGGACGGCCGATGATTCTGGGAGCGATACTCATGGCTTCGATGTTCCCGCCGATCGCGATCATCAGTCCTCTGTATTTGACGATGCGGGAGATGGGGTTGCGGGACAGCTTGATTGCCCTGGGTCTCGCGCACACGGTTCATGCGCTTCCGTTGACGATTTGGCTTCTGACGGTCGCGTTCCGACAGTTGCCCCGCGAGCTGTATCATGCCGCGCGCATCGACGGCTGCACGCCGCTCAAGGCCCTGCTGACCGTGATACTTCCGCCGGCGAGACCCGGATTGGCGGTGGCGGGATTGTTGACGTTCATCCACTCATGGAACGAGTTCATGTTCGCCTTGACGCTGACGGCGAGCGACGCGGCGCGAACCGCCCCGGTGGCGATCGCATTGTTTCCGGGGCTCCATGACATTCCCTGGGGAGACCTCGCCGCGGCGTCGATCATCGTGACGCTGCCGGTCGCGGGACTCGCGGCCTTCTTCAGCCGGCATCTTATCGGAGGACTGACGGCCGGAAGCGTGAAGGGATGA
- a CDS encoding carbohydrate ABC transporter permease, producing MKTAAFNGQKADGRRWNLSERIWGYVLATPAMTLVALMALAPIMAALWLSLRHRLPIFDVDEFVGLANYLDLLGDERFRAAVGTTLYFTCLSVGLELPIGLGLALLLDGLTDERTRFGRLAQTVAIVPWAVPTVVSAQIWLWLYQPDYGLLNYVLARIGVDAPIDWLADPRWAIHAAVLMDVWKTTPFAALMLLAGLKALPRELRAAARIDGAGWWDGFRSVTLPLLTPVILITLVFRTMDAVRVFDAVYVLTGGGPGNATETLSIYAYKTLFQSLQLGYGSALATAMFLISATLSFFYMTLLRRQVRDAT from the coding sequence ATGAAGACGGCCGCTTTCAACGGTCAAAAAGCCGACGGACGTCGATGGAACCTCTCCGAACGGATTTGGGGCTATGTGCTCGCCACTCCGGCGATGACGCTGGTCGCGCTCATGGCGCTTGCTCCGATCATGGCCGCGCTCTGGCTGAGCCTGCGACATCGCCTGCCGATTTTCGACGTGGACGAATTCGTCGGGCTCGCAAACTATCTGGACCTGCTCGGCGACGAACGATTCCGGGCCGCCGTCGGGACGACCCTCTATTTCACTTGTCTCTCGGTGGGACTGGAATTGCCGATCGGATTGGGGCTCGCGTTGCTCCTGGACGGCCTGACCGACGAACGGACGCGATTCGGTCGTCTGGCCCAAACCGTCGCCATCGTGCCCTGGGCCGTTCCGACGGTCGTGTCGGCCCAGATCTGGCTTTGGCTGTATCAACCCGATTACGGCCTTCTCAATTACGTGTTGGCTCGCATCGGCGTCGACGCGCCGATCGATTGGCTGGCCGATCCCCGTTGGGCCATCCATGCGGCCGTCCTCATGGACGTGTGGAAGACCACTCCCTTCGCCGCCTTGATGTTGCTGGCCGGACTAAAGGCCTTGCCGAGGGAACTGCGCGCCGCCGCGCGGATCGACGGCGCGGGATGGTGGGATGGATTTCGGTCGGTCACGCTGCCGCTGCTGACTCCCGTCATCCTGATCACGCTGGTGTTTCGGACCATGGACGCCGTGCGGGTATTCGACGCGGTCTATGTGTTGACCGGCGGAGGGCCGGGCAACGCCACGGAAACACTCTCGATCTACGCCTACAAAACGCTCTTTCAGTCCCTGCAACTGGGGTACGGATCCGCGCTGGCGACGGCGATGTTCCTGATTTCAGCGACGCTGTCTTTTTTCTACATGACGTTGCTGCGGCGACAGGTGCGGGACGCAACGTGA
- a CDS encoding ABC transporter substrate-binding protein produces MTRAWILLSLVSILGCTQRDDASRAASTVLIFKHGRLSGDERTLSGLLREFERRHPGVTVREEVLPSSSDQQHQYYTMSLDGGRAPFDVLSLDVIWVQEFAKAGWIAPLDDLPPTIRREDFFPGPIEAATRDGGLYAVPWYIDAGVLYYRKDLLERYALDPPRTWPELLRAARLVLDAERDPKLAGFVWQGKQYEGLVCVALEVLRSNGSDLWVGDRDRAEEGLQLLRDLVWTHKITPLSIGMADEDSTRLLFGEGRALFMRNWPYAWSLLQREGSPVRGKVGIAPVPAFSGFPGVSVLGGWLLAVAKHSPHQKEARDLVGFLTSPDVQRRMAMELGYNPTRIALYAEQTLSDAKPIFKDLFPIFLSARPRPITPYYLLLSQAAQPELSALVVGTKEPRDVLRTVRRQRDWLLPRLATASTEREP; encoded by the coding sequence ATGACGCGAGCATGGATCCTGTTGTCTCTGGTGTCGATCCTCGGCTGCACGCAGAGGGACGACGCATCTCGGGCCGCCTCGACGGTCTTGATCTTTAAGCACGGGCGACTCTCCGGCGACGAACGCACGTTGAGCGGCCTGCTGAGGGAATTCGAGCGACGGCATCCAGGTGTGACCGTGCGGGAAGAGGTGCTGCCTTCTTCTTCGGATCAACAGCACCAGTATTACACCATGAGTCTCGACGGGGGACGCGCTCCGTTCGACGTGCTGAGTCTGGACGTGATTTGGGTTCAGGAATTCGCCAAGGCGGGGTGGATTGCGCCTCTGGATGATTTGCCGCCGACGATACGGCGGGAGGACTTTTTCCCTGGGCCGATCGAGGCGGCGACACGGGACGGCGGACTCTACGCCGTGCCGTGGTACATCGACGCCGGAGTCCTCTATTACCGGAAAGATCTGTTGGAGCGGTACGCGCTCGATCCTCCAAGAACGTGGCCGGAGCTGCTCCGCGCGGCTCGTCTGGTCCTGGATGCGGAACGGGACCCCAAATTGGCCGGTTTTGTGTGGCAAGGAAAGCAATACGAAGGGCTGGTCTGCGTCGCCCTTGAAGTGCTCAGGAGCAACGGGAGCGATCTGTGGGTGGGAGATCGCGATCGAGCCGAGGAGGGATTGCAACTCCTGCGGGATCTCGTCTGGACACACAAGATCACGCCCCTCTCGATCGGCATGGCCGATGAGGATTCGACCCGTCTGCTGTTCGGCGAGGGGCGAGCCCTGTTTATGCGGAACTGGCCGTACGCCTGGTCGTTGCTGCAACGAGAGGGATCGCCGGTCCGAGGAAAGGTCGGCATCGCCCCCGTTCCCGCTTTTTCAGGTTTTCCCGGCGTCTCGGTCTTAGGCGGGTGGTTGCTGGCGGTCGCCAAACACTCGCCTCATCAAAAGGAGGCGCGCGACCTTGTTGGGTTTCTCACATCCCCGGACGTCCAGCGCCGGATGGCCATGGAACTCGGCTACAATCCGACGAGAATCGCTCTGTACGCCGAGCAAACGTTGTCGGACGCGAAGCCGATCTTCAAGGATCTGTTTCCCATCTTTTTGAGCGCAAGGCCCAGGCCGATCACGCCCTATTACCTCTTGCTGTCTCAAGCGGCGCAGCCAGAATTGAGCGCGCTGGTGGTCGGGACGAAGGAGCCCCGCGACGTGCTCCGGACGGTTCGCCGTCAGAGAGATTGGCTCTTGCCGAGACTTGCGACGGCGTCGACGGAGCGCGAACCATGA
- a CDS encoding mechanosensitive ion channel family protein, giving the protein MQDFFDKALLAPLEHLGRQVLAILPNVLAMAIIIGVGFAMAWALGYAVERLLRVVRLDHLCDRLGVNAALGRGGVKSDPSQIVGRMTYWVIALFAVIAGLGALNLKPINQFAQSLLAYIPHVLIAAVILIAGYLLSNFISQGVLIAAVNAGLPPARLIASLSRWGVRLFALAMALEELGIAASVVIVGFGITFGGIVFAACLAFGLGAKDLAKDYLERTLSGRGRDRSPDDLRHM; this is encoded by the coding sequence ATGCAGGACTTCTTTGACAAGGCGTTGCTTGCGCCGTTGGAGCACTTGGGCCGGCAAGTCCTGGCGATTTTGCCGAACGTCTTGGCGATGGCCATCATTATCGGAGTCGGATTCGCCATGGCCTGGGCGCTGGGGTACGCCGTCGAGCGATTGCTGCGGGTCGTGAGATTGGACCATTTGTGCGACCGGCTCGGCGTCAACGCGGCGCTGGGCCGCGGAGGGGTCAAGTCGGATCCCTCGCAGATCGTGGGACGCATGACCTATTGGGTCATTGCCCTCTTCGCGGTGATTGCCGGACTGGGCGCGCTCAATCTCAAACCGATCAATCAATTCGCCCAATCGCTCTTGGCCTATATTCCCCACGTGTTGATCGCCGCCGTGATTCTGATCGCCGGCTACCTGCTATCGAATTTTATTTCCCAGGGGGTCTTGATCGCGGCGGTCAACGCCGGCCTTCCTCCGGCCCGACTCATCGCCAGCCTGTCGCGGTGGGGCGTGCGGTTGTTCGCGCTCGCCATGGCGCTGGAAGAATTGGGTATTGCGGCCAGCGTGGTGATCGTCGGGTTCGGCATTACGTTCGGCGGGATCGTGTTCGCCGCCTGTTTGGCGTTCGGGCTCGGCGCCAAGGATTTGGCCAAGGACTACCTTGAACGAACGTTGTCCGGCCGTGGGCGCGACCGATCGCCCGACGATTTGCGGCACATGTGA
- a CDS encoding glycosyltransferase — protein sequence MGSHQMKTQDMQSAKPSVSLAEETEARLSDIRQADLLVGIPSYNNADTIGHVVRAVSAGLAKYFPERRAVLVNSDGGSSDGTTEVVARSIVDYGALLISDQQSRLQKIITPYHGIPGKGSAFRTIFEIARRLDAKACAVVDSDLRSITPEWIELLLRPVLDEHYDYVAPYYLRHKYDGTITNSIVYPLTRALYGQRIRQPIGGDFGFSGRLAEHYLDQHVWESDVARFGIDIWMTTEAIASGARVCQSFLGAKIHNPKDPSADLAAMLMQVLGALFALMEEHHEVWLAQNGSVPVKIFGFQYEVGVEPVHVNVDRMIHAFRQGMEDLAPIWEQMLGREIVAELSPLRAASPVEFRIPDDLWVRVIYEAAVAYHGRVMPREHLLKALTPLYLGRTATFVLETQGLTSAEAERRVEQLCLAFEERKSYLVDRWSGRPRS from the coding sequence ATGGGATCCCACCAAATGAAAACGCAGGACATGCAATCAGCCAAGCCTTCGGTCTCTCTCGCCGAAGAGACGGAAGCCAGGTTGTCCGACATCCGCCAGGCCGATCTCCTGGTCGGCATTCCCAGCTACAACAACGCCGACACGATCGGCCACGTGGTGCGGGCCGTCAGCGCGGGCCTGGCGAAATACTTTCCCGAGCGACGGGCCGTGCTCGTGAATTCCGACGGAGGATCGTCCGACGGCACGACCGAGGTCGTCGCACGGTCGATCGTCGACTACGGCGCCCTGCTCATCAGCGATCAACAGAGCCGGCTTCAAAAGATCATTACGCCCTATCACGGGATTCCCGGGAAGGGAAGCGCGTTCCGGACGATTTTTGAGATTGCGCGCCGGCTTGACGCGAAGGCCTGCGCGGTGGTGGATTCCGATTTGCGGAGCATCACGCCCGAATGGATCGAACTGCTCTTGCGACCCGTTCTTGACGAGCACTACGACTACGTCGCCCCCTACTATCTGCGCCACAAGTACGACGGGACCATTACAAACAGCATCGTCTATCCGCTCACGAGGGCGCTGTACGGCCAGCGGATCAGACAACCGATCGGAGGCGATTTCGGGTTTTCCGGCCGGCTGGCCGAGCATTATTTGGATCAGCACGTCTGGGAGTCGGACGTGGCGCGATTCGGTATCGATATTTGGATGACGACGGAGGCCATCGCGAGCGGCGCCCGCGTCTGCCAGAGTTTTCTCGGCGCCAAAATTCACAATCCCAAGGACCCGTCCGCCGATTTGGCCGCCATGCTGATGCAGGTCCTGGGGGCCTTGTTCGCGTTGATGGAGGAACATCATGAGGTCTGGTTGGCGCAAAACGGCTCGGTGCCGGTCAAGATCTTCGGGTTTCAATATGAAGTGGGCGTCGAGCCGGTTCACGTGAACGTGGATCGAATGATTCACGCGTTTCGGCAGGGCATGGAGGATCTGGCTCCCATTTGGGAACAAATGTTGGGGCGGGAGATCGTCGCGGAACTGTCGCCGCTCCGAGCGGCTTCTCCCGTCGAGTTTCGCATTCCGGACGATCTCTGGGTCCGCGTCATTTATGAGGCGGCCGTGGCCTATCACGGCCGCGTGATGCCCCGCGAGCACCTGTTGAAGGCCCTCACGCCGTTGTATCTGGGACGGACGGCGACCTTTGTGCTGGAGACCCAGGGACTCACATCCGCCGAAGCGGAGCGGAGAGTCGAACAATTGTGCCTGGCGTTCGAGGAACGAAAATCCTATCTCGTCGATCGTTGGAGCGGCCGGCCGCGCTCATAA
- a CDS encoding glycosyltransferase family protein: MADFFQNGVVSVLHRLGSPNVDRLEHELEQYRTVNPIALVLPCLYSELEGPALSGIVAELKRVSYLNEIVVALGRASPLEFRRARDYFKALPQFVRLVWIDGARIQDLLKTLVEREIDVGLPGKGQSCWLAFGYVLARRQSQVIALHDCDIVSYRREYLARLCYPVANPNLGYEFCKGYYSRVTDRLHGRVTRLFFTPVIRSLQQLVGDQPLLTFLDSFRYPLAGEFAMVRDLAWVNRIPGDWGLEIGILAEVFRNCALRRVCQADIADAYEHKHQMLSSDDPEKGLLKMTVDISKSLFRHLSSLGVVLGDAELKTLRATYLRLAEEAIRRYEDSAAINSLKFDRHAERTAVETFLKGIKLASDVFQKDPLGVPMISNWSRVAAAVPDIFERLMNAVEEDHRWDPTK, encoded by the coding sequence ATGGCGGATTTCTTTCAAAACGGAGTGGTCAGCGTGCTCCATCGCCTGGGTTCTCCCAACGTGGATCGGCTGGAACACGAGCTCGAACAGTATCGTACCGTCAACCCTATTGCGTTGGTGTTGCCGTGTCTCTATTCCGAGCTTGAGGGGCCCGCGCTGTCCGGGATCGTGGCGGAATTGAAGCGGGTATCGTATCTGAATGAGATCGTGGTCGCGCTGGGACGCGCCTCGCCTCTTGAATTTCGTCGCGCCAGGGACTACTTCAAGGCACTCCCGCAATTCGTTCGGCTCGTTTGGATCGACGGCGCGCGCATTCAAGATCTTCTGAAAACGTTGGTTGAGCGGGAAATCGACGTCGGATTGCCGGGGAAGGGGCAATCATGCTGGCTCGCCTTCGGGTATGTGCTGGCCCGCCGTCAAAGCCAGGTGATCGCCCTGCACGACTGCGACATCGTGAGCTACAGGAGGGAATACCTGGCGCGGTTGTGTTATCCGGTGGCCAATCCCAATTTAGGCTATGAGTTCTGCAAAGGCTATTACAGTCGCGTCACGGATCGGTTGCACGGGCGCGTGACCAGACTGTTTTTCACGCCGGTCATTCGCTCGTTGCAGCAACTGGTGGGAGACCAGCCGTTGCTGACGTTTTTGGACAGTTTCCGCTATCCGCTTGCGGGGGAATTCGCCATGGTGCGCGATCTGGCATGGGTCAATCGGATTCCGGGCGATTGGGGGTTGGAAATCGGGATTCTGGCCGAAGTCTTTCGCAATTGCGCGTTGCGGCGCGTCTGTCAGGCGGACATCGCGGACGCCTACGAGCACAAGCATCAGATGCTGTCCTCCGATGATCCCGAAAAGGGCCTCCTCAAGATGACGGTGGATATTTCGAAGTCGTTGTTCCGCCATTTGTCCAGCCTGGGAGTGGTGCTCGGCGACGCGGAGCTGAAGACGTTGCGGGCCACCTATCTCCGATTGGCCGAGGAGGCCATTCGCCGGTACGAAGACAGCGCGGCCATCAACAGTTTGAAGTTCGACCGACACGCCGAGAGAACCGCCGTCGAGACGTTCCTCAAAGGAATCAAACTGGCCTCGGACGTGTTCCAAAAGGACCCGTTGGGAGTCCCGATGATTTCCAATTGGAGCCGAGTGGCGGCGGCGGTTCCCGATATTTTCGAACGCCTGATGAATGCAGTGGAAGAGGACCATCGATGGGATCCCACCAAATGA
- a CDS encoding HAD-IIB family hydrolase, with protein sequence MSKNGTSSWSMVVFTDLDGTLLNSRTYRFDEAGEALDALHARGIPVVLVSSKTRAEIEPIRSQLRNDHPFIVENGGAVFIPAKYFSFPLPATGVSGPYRVVEFGMPYPLLRKALKEIERDVGLSLTGYGDLSADDIASRTGLSSKEAALAKQREYDEPFFIEGTHRATPGLAAAIERRGLNWTTGDRCHHLMGSQDKGRAVRRLIEYYRQAAADHHHGLTTVAVGNSLNDLPMLAAVDKPILVRQTDGSYAAGVDLPGLIHAPAPGPVGWNQAILSLLR encoded by the coding sequence ATGAGTAAGAACGGAACATCTTCGTGGAGCATGGTCGTCTTTACGGACTTGGACGGCACTCTGTTGAACAGCCGGACCTATCGATTCGACGAAGCGGGCGAGGCGTTGGATGCCCTGCATGCCCGCGGGATTCCGGTCGTTCTGGTTTCAAGCAAGACCAGGGCGGAGATAGAGCCGATCCGCTCTCAACTGCGCAACGATCACCCCTTCATCGTGGAAAACGGAGGCGCCGTGTTTATTCCGGCAAAGTATTTCTCGTTCCCTCTTCCCGCCACCGGAGTTTCCGGTCCTTATCGCGTCGTCGAATTCGGTATGCCCTATCCTCTCCTCCGCAAAGCGTTGAAGGAGATCGAACGTGATGTCGGCCTGTCCCTCACTGGATACGGCGACTTGTCGGCTGATGACATTGCATCACGAACGGGCCTGTCCTCCAAGGAAGCGGCCTTGGCCAAACAACGAGAGTACGACGAGCCGTTTTTCATCGAAGGAACCCACCGCGCCACCCCCGGGCTCGCGGCGGCCATCGAACGCCGCGGCCTGAACTGGACCACGGGGGATCGCTGCCATCACTTAATGGGGTCTCAGGACAAGGGACGCGCCGTTCGCCGTCTCATTGAATACTACCGACAGGCCGCCGCGGACCATCACCATGGGCTCACGACGGTCGCCGTTGGAAACAGCCTCAATGATCTGCCGATGCTGGCTGCCGTGGACAAGCCCATCCTTGTCCGGCAAACGGACGGTTCCTATGCCGCCGGCGTCGATCTGCCCGGGCTTATTCACGCCCCCGCGCCTGGTCCGGTCGGGTGGAATCAGGCCATCCTTTCCTTGCTGCGTTGA